One window of the Polyodon spathula isolate WHYD16114869_AA unplaced genomic scaffold, ASM1765450v1 scaffolds_1056, whole genome shotgun sequence genome contains the following:
- the LOC121309238 gene encoding T-box transcription factor TBX1-like: MDDCSPFSPKANAFSIASLISAAEEARNAAFEEPSSGLKQHSQHQCSYRSSRMHYSTVTREMEAFTTNSLSSLNAPGSYHLSPSPGDPYSQHEPHYEPCSAAQHSYSYSGSNPAPQPDTGTSNCASSTSNSTPNSKPPAKKNPKVANINVQLEMKALWDEFNQLGTEMIVTKAGR; encoded by the exons ATGGACGACTGTAGTCCGTTCTCTCCCAAAGCAAATGCTTTCAGTATTGCCTCTTTGATTTCAGCGGCGGAGGAAGCAAGAAACGCAGCGTTTGAGGAGCCTAGCAGTGGCCTGAAGCAGCATTCCCAGCACCAGTGCAGCTACCGCTCTTCTAGAATGCATTACAGTACCGTCACCAGGGAAATGGAAG CCTTCACAACGAACAGCTTGAGCAGCCTGAATGCGCCTGGGAGTTACCACCTCTCGCCTTCCCCGGGAGACCCCTACAGCCAGCATGAGCCGCACTACGAGCCCTGCTCTGCCGCACAACACAGCTACAGCTACTCGGGCTCCAATCCGGCTCCGCAGCCCGACACCGGGACCTCCAACTGCGCTTCCTCGACCTCCAACTCGACCCCGAACAGCAAACCACCGGCGAAGAAGAACCCCAAAGTGGCGAACATTAACGTGCAGCTTGAGATGAAGGCTCTCTGGGATGAGTTTAACCAACTGGGGACTGAGATGATTGTCACTAAAGCGGGAAGGTAA